A region of the Geomonas subterranea genome:
GCGGCGGTGCGGGAGCCACCTGACGACCGCGCCACGGGGAGACACCGGTGAAGCCGGCCCGGGACAGCCCCCGCAGCAGCGACCGCTTGGTGATGAAGTTGATTTCACGCACAAAGCCCGGGTTGTACCCACGCATCCCGGCGTACGCCTCGCCCAGACGTCCCTTCAGAAAGGGAAACCAAAGGCATCTATAGTGCCCTTCATAGAAGGAGTCGTAGTTGCAGGTGGAGAGAAAAAGCCTCCCGCCGGGCTTGAGTAGCCGGTACATCTCCCGGAGCACCTGCTCCGGTTCCCTCACGTGCTCCATCACCTCGAAACTCAGGATGACGTCGAAACTTTCCGAAGGGAGACCGGTATCCTCCCCCCCGGCGTTGAGGTACCGGTAGTCGAGGTGCGGGTTCAACGCCTTCATTTCCTGGATCGCCCTCCCGAGCATGGCGTAGGAGTTGGCGCAGGGCTCGATGCCGGTGAAGCTCCCCCCGAAGAGCCCGGTCCCGAGCAGGCAGCGGGTCCCGATACCCGACCCCACCTCGAGGACGCTCATGGTCCGGTCGATCCCAAGTCCCGCCCCGACGGGGTACTGGGCCTGGAAGTGGGCGGCGAAATCGAGGTAGTAATTCTGGTAGGCCCGCGGCGGGTCGGCGCCGATCAACGCCGCCTGCTCGACGGAAATTTCCCGCATCAGGCTGAGCAGCGTATCGCTTACGTGCAGCGTTACCGGCGCGCTCACGCGTCACCGTCCCTGCCGGAGCCGTCTTGCGCCTTCCCCCCGCGGCAGAGGTTCACCACGCTCCTGACGGCGTCCGCCATCCTCCCTGCCACCCTTCTCCCTGGCAGAGCGATCGTTTTCCGCTGTTTCTCGTCACCGGAGATGCCGGCGGTGATGTTCCCGATCGCCCTTTTGAAGACCGCGATCTCGCTGTAATCGGTGACGGCCCTCTTCCAGCCGTTCGCGGCGATGATCCTGCGCTCCTCGTCGTGTGCCAGGTAGTACCGGCAGAGCTCGATGCACTCATCGACGGTGTCGAACCCCACCACCTCCTCCCCGAGCCGGTAGATCTCCCCCAGGTGCCCCTTGTTGTCGCATACCTGCAGGACGCCGTTGGCGGGAAGATAGAAGGTCCGGTAGTTGATGGGTCCGGTCGAGTTGTGGATGTTGGGGCCGATCTTCGCGCGGCGCAAAAAGGAGAGTTCGCGCTCGTTGGGGAGAAAGCCGCGCGGCCAGCCGTTGCCGTAAAAATCGGCATCGGGGAAGGCGGCGGCGAGCCGGTCCAGCCGCTCTTTTCTCCAGGGGGCCTCACGGTCCATCATCATGAACAGATCGATGTCGCGCTCCCCGGTCAGCACCTCCTCGTAGGTGAGGGACGGGTCGTAGATACCGGGCTGCAGCCCCATCGGCGCCCAGACGGCGTTCTTCGCCCCCCAGCCGCGGTAGGTTTCGACCTCGGCTATGTTTCCCACCAGGCAGAGATCGTACGCCGCCGCCACGGGGCGGGAAAGGTTGTCGGAGTTCTCCGGGTCGTCGAAGCACTGGAAAACGGTGAAGACCGGGAGGCCGGCGACGAATTCCGGGTGCAGGTTTATGCCGGGGCCATTGATCAGGACGTCCTTCCCCTCGAGCGCCCTCGCCAGTCTCTCGTACATCTTTAAGAGGGTCCTGTCGCCCCGGCGCCATCTTTGATCGAGCTCCTTGAAGCCGAGGCAGGGTCCCGGAGGGTTGAGGGTCAGGCAGAACCCCTCCACGTCGAAACCGGCCTCCTGGAGCCGCCGGAAATAGGCGAGGCACTGGTCCTGGACGTTGCCATAGGCCTGAGAGCCGAACCACGAGTAGCCGTATAGGATTTTAAGATCGTGCATAAAACCTTTATTCCGGAACCCGGCAGATCCCCATCCACGAATCGCGGATGTGGAAGATCCGTCCGCCGATGAGCCCCTTGCGGTAGAGCTTCTCGACGCCGAGGCAGACGGAGTCGATCCAGGGGTATTTCTTCACCAGGTGCGGGTTGAAGTCGTGCCAGATGATGAAGCCGCCGGGGCGCATGTGGGGCAGGATCTTCCTGGTGTCGTTGAAGACGTAATCGGTGTCGTGGCAGCCGTCGATGAAAGCGACGTCGATTGTGCCGATGTCGGGGGTCCAGGTCGCGCTGTTGGCGTAGATCTGGGTGATGTTGCTCCGGTTGCGCTCCCGGAAGGCGCTGCCGATCACCTCGCGCTCCATCGCCACGGTGGTGAGCGTCCCCCCCCCTCCCGCCGCCAGCTCCTCGGGGGGGATGTTGATGGTGAAGATGCTGGTCTCCGGGGCGTTCACAGACATGAGCAGCGTCGCCATCCCGTTGGCGGTCCCTATCTCGAGGGCCACTTTGGGGGAGACGTTGCGCATCACCGTGGCGAGACTCTCGGCGTCCCGTATGCGCCGCTCGTTGACGTCCTCGACGTAGTCGAAGTCGTACATGTCGGGGCGGTCCAGCAGCGGCTCCTGCCGCCAGCCGTAGACCTTCATCAGTTCCCTGAAGTGGTTCAGCTCGATCACCGCGCTGTCCAGGTGCCTGAACTTCCTGCCGGTGACCGTATCGGCCACCCTCCTCCCGATTGCCCGTATCATCAGGTCGTACCGCCTTTGCTCGTCGTGATCGTTTCCCAGCGCAGCCAGGGGGCAAGCTTGCCGCGGATCGGCTCCGCCGGATAGGCGCGGTTGGCCTTGCCGGTGCGCTCCACCCGCAGCGGGATGGAGATCCCATCCGGGTAGCAGGTCCGCACGTTGAAAATGGTGGCGAAGATCTTAAGGGTATAGCTGGTCGGCGCCAGGAG
Encoded here:
- a CDS encoding class I SAM-dependent methyltransferase, with the protein product MSAPVTLHVSDTLLSLMREISVEQAALIGADPPRAYQNYYLDFAAHFQAQYPVGAGLGIDRTMSVLEVGSGIGTRCLLGTGLFGGSFTGIEPCANSYAMLGRAIQEMKALNPHLDYRYLNAGGEDTGLPSESFDVILSFEVMEHVREPEQVLREMYRLLKPGGRLFLSTCNYDSFYEGHYRCLWFPFLKGRLGEAYAGMRGYNPGFVREINFITKRSLLRGLSRAGFTGVSPWRGRQVAPAPPLRVVFPEGYAPESGPLRKSFAGNLIQNRKVHALLSRFDREYKLYIEATK
- a CDS encoding glycosyltransferase, translated to MHDLKILYGYSWFGSQAYGNVQDQCLAYFRRLQEAGFDVEGFCLTLNPPGPCLGFKELDQRWRRGDRTLLKMYERLARALEGKDVLINGPGINLHPEFVAGLPVFTVFQCFDDPENSDNLSRPVAAAYDLCLVGNIAEVETYRGWGAKNAVWAPMGLQPGIYDPSLTYEEVLTGERDIDLFMMMDREAPWRKERLDRLAAAFPDADFYGNGWPRGFLPNERELSFLRRAKIGPNIHNSTGPINYRTFYLPANGVLQVCDNKGHLGEIYRLGEEVVGFDTVDECIELCRYYLAHDEERRIIAANGWKRAVTDYSEIAVFKRAIGNITAGISGDEKQRKTIALPGRRVAGRMADAVRSVVNLCRGGKAQDGSGRDGDA
- a CDS encoding class I SAM-dependent methyltransferase, yielding MIRAIGRRVADTVTGRKFRHLDSAVIELNHFRELMKVYGWRQEPLLDRPDMYDFDYVEDVNERRIRDAESLATVMRNVSPKVALEIGTANGMATLLMSVNAPETSIFTINIPPEELAAGGGGTLTTVAMEREVIGSAFRERNRSNITQIYANSATWTPDIGTIDVAFIDGCHDTDYVFNDTRKILPHMRPGGFIIWHDFNPHLVKKYPWIDSVCLGVEKLYRKGLIGGRIFHIRDSWMGICRVPE